In Verrucomicrobiota bacterium, the genomic window GCTGCCAGAACCGGTTGGGAATGAGCTGGAAGTCATCCCGGGCAAGCGGGGTGACCTGACCCTCACGACTCACGTATTTTCCGCTGGAATAAGGATCGATCCCGCCATCCTTCAGGCGCATCTGGTAGAGCATGAGGCTGGAACCGTCATTTAGCTGGATTGCAAACCAGTTCCAACCGGCCTGCTGCGGTTCGAGCTGGTTGGTGGCCCATTCACGATCGAACCACGAACTCCCGGCAACGGTCCAGGCGTTTGCGCCGAGACGAACGGTCCCCTGGGTTTTCAGGATCGGAATAGAATAATAATACGAGGCTCGCCCCGGTCCGCCGGCTTTCCGGCTGAAGCCGTCGACGCCCTGCAATACCGGAGCCATCTGCGGTTCGAGTTTAAGGTCGATGGCGCATTGGCCGGCCGCCGCCCGCAGACGGAAATTCCCGTCGTAATCGACCTGCCAATCCTCAATCCAGACAAGCGTCCCGTCGCGGCCGTAACCAGCATCACCCAAGGCGCCGCGGCTGATTTTTTCATAGGCATGGAAATGGTGGTCCGCGACGTCGGTGACCGTGAAGTGCGCGAATTTCACTTCCCCGGTCGCAAACGGGGACTGCGGAGGGTGAACGGGGTCCGGCGGCCGGTAGCCATGACGGAAAAAGGTTAGTTCGAACCCGAACTCACGTCCGTCCCCGGCCGCCAGGTTACCGGTAAAATACCACCATTCCGTGCGGAAACCCGGGTGAGGGCCGTGGTCAGCCGGAAAATGAAAAACATAGCCCGGCTCGGCGATTTGCCATCCATCCGCATTTACGCTTTGCCCCTTGAGTTCTCCCGCCAGGAGAAAAACACCGATGGCGATAAACATCCAACGGGCACTTCCGAAAAACCACGGCCACATCACCTTGAATATACGCACCCAAGCGCCGCCGGGATACCAAGGGACGGTACCGGTGCCGTGTGAACCCTGTCGCTGCGCCCGCCACCCCCCCTTTGCCGTCTCGGATCACCGTCCAAACAGGAAATGCAACAGAAACAGGCCGGCCAGCACGTAGGTGACCACGCCAATCTGCCTTGCCTGGCCGGTCCCCAGCTTGATAATCACGTAGGTTAGAATACCCATCGCCAAGCCTTCGCTGATGCTGAACGCGAGCGGCATCACGAGCACGGTAATAAAGGCCGGCACGGTGGTCTCAAAATTCCGGAGATCAAGTTCGGCGAGACCCTGCATCATGAAGGCACCGACAATCACCAGCGCCGGGGCCGTCGCCACCGGGGGAATGATGAGAATAACGGGGGCCAGCAGCAGTGCCGCGACGAAACAGAGGGCCGTGACAATTACGCTCAGCCCGGTACGGCCACCGGCTTCCACCCCGGCAGCGCTCTCAATGTAGCTGGTGACCGTAGAGGTTCCGAGCACGGAACCGAACATCGCGGCGCACGCGTCGGCCATGAAGGCCTGGCCTACCTTGGGAAGATGCCCATGGGCATCGAGCAGGCCGGCACGTTTGGCGACACCGATAAGGGTGCCCATGTTGTCGAAAAGGTCGACGAACAACAGTGCCAGCACCAACGGAAACGCGAGGTCGAGGTTGCGCCAGAAGTATCCCAGATCCAATTTCAACAGCGTCGGGGAGAGTGAAGCGGGTAAACTGACAATGCCGTTCGGCCGGGCGGTGATCATCGAGTCGGCAGTCCCGCTCGGTATAAAAAGGCCGAGCACCGTCAGGAGCAGCACCACCAGCACGATTGCGCCCGGCACCCGCCGGATGACAAGAACCGCCGTCAGGATGATCCCGAGAATGACCAGTACCGGGCCGGGACGGGACAGGTCCCCGAGAGAAACGAACGTGGCCGGGTTCGCGACGATGACCCCGCCGTTCTTTAACCCGATAAACGCGATGAAGAAACCGATCCCGGCGCTGATGGCCAGCTTCAGCTCGAACGGGATGGCGGCGACGATCCGACGGCGCAAACCGCTGAGGGACAGCAACAAAAATATCAAGCCGCCGTAAAACACCAGGCCGAGGGCAGCCTGCCAGGGCACGTGCTTGGCCCCGCAGATGGTGAAGGCGAAAAACGCGTTCAAGCCCATGCCGGGCGCGAGTGCGATCGGGTAATTGGTTGCCAGCGCCATGATGATGGTCATCACGGCCGACGCGATTCCTGTCGCCGTGATTAATGCCCCTTTATCCATGCCGGTCGTCGAGAGAATCAGCGGATTAACCGCAAGGATGTACGCCATCGCCGCGAACGTTGTCAGGCCGGCAACAACCTCGCGGGAAACCGTCGTGCCGTGTTCAGAAAGGGTGAAGTACCGTTGGAGCATAGGGACCTCTAGCAATTTTCATGGCCATCGGACAACGGTAAGAGTTCGGAGTTCGGGGTTCGGGGTTCGGAGCCGTCCTGTAACCGGGTCCATTCTTTCGGCGGAACATGGCGGCCGCAGCGGGTGTGGCGGGCACAACGTAAGAGTTCACACGGCGACCACGGCGGGAAGGCAAATGCCACAAATGAGGGCCGCTGGTTAGGCACGCCGGGAACCTATGCCGTCTTTGGCCCCGGGGCGGCGGTTGGCGGTAACCGGGGACTTTAGTGACCACTAATCCCGCCGCCGCCCCCGGGCCAAAGACGGCGTAATCCTTGCCAGGGAATCAAGGGTCGAGCATCGGGTGCCGGGTAATTTTGTCTTCCCGCCGTGGTCGCCGTGTTCGCCGTGTGAACTCTGTCGTTGTGCCCGCTTTCTCCCGCTATGCCCGCCGTGTGACCGTGTGACCGAACTCCACCTCTATCCGCGTATGGCGCTGATGATCGGGGCGTTGGCGGCGCGCCACGCGGGCCAGAGCCCGCCCAGCGCCGACACGGGTACAAGCGATATGGGGATCAGCGCCAATTGATCCCAGGGGAGTTGCAGGGGGATGGTCCAGCCGAAAAAAGCTTTGTTGATTACCTCGGTCAGGACCACCGCCAGCGCGCACCCTGTTCCGAGGCCGAGCATGACCGCAACCAGGCCGAGCAGGGCGGCTTCTGCCAGCACCATGCCCAGGACTTGCCGGCGCCGCGCCCCCAGCGACCGGATGACGGCCAGTTCACGGCCGCGTTCCTTCACCAGGACCGTCAGGTTCAACACGATGCCGATAACGGCCACCAGCACCGCGACCAGCCGCAGAGCGTAAGTAACGGCAAACGTCTGCTCGAAAATCTTGTTCACCAACTGCCGCAGGCTCGCGTTCGACCGCAGGGAATAAAAGCGGGCGCTGGGATCTCCTTGCCGGACCCGGTCTATCACCGCTGGGGCGGTGGCGCCCGGCTGCAGATAAAGCGCGACCGAATGAACGCCTTCCCGGTGCCAGTAGCGCAAAAAATTATCCCGCTGCATAAGAATCACGCCGGCATCTTTGGTGTAATCATAATAAATGCCGGCGACGCGGAAGGGGCGTTCACCATCGGGAGACACGATGCCCAACGGGTCGCCGTCCCGCAAGTGCAACCGGCGGGCGAGCGGCTCGGAAATGATCACGGTGTCGCGGCCGAGGAAATCGGCGAACTTCTCCCGGTCATGTCCCCCGACAAACTCCGGCACGCTGCGGGCTGACCCGATCACGACTCCGAGCGACACGCGCTTCCCTGCCGCCGTCACGGTCTCATCGCGGTAAGTGTCGATCGACGCCACCTCCGGCAGACGCCGCAGACGTTCGAGGAAATCCGGCGCGACGTTGGTCTGGAACCTGGTGATCTCGTTCTGGGCCGGCGTGACGAAAAGATCGGCAACCAGCCGCCGCTGAACCCACCGATTAACCGTTACGCGGAACGAGAAAATCATGACTGAGACGCTCGCGAGCATGGCCACTGCGGAAGCCAGGGCGGCGACGGTAACCGCGTGGTGGTGAACGGAGCGTACGAGGTTTTGGGCTGCCAGCCGCCAGACGTGGGATGAACGCAGCCACCGGCTCAGCCGGCGGCCGCTGGTGTAAGTCACCAGAGGCGAGAGCGCGCAAAAACCGGCCAGGGTAAAAAAGGCGGCGCCAAAGCCGGCGAGATGGTTATAGGCAAACGCCAGCCAGCTGCTCAGGATCCCCAGGCTGAATAACAGCGCGCTGACCGCAAGCCATGCGAGGCGCGGGCGCGGTTGGTCGTCAGCCACGACCTGCAGGTTAAGGGCCTTGAGCGGGGGCAACCCCGCGGCGGCCCGCGCCGGCACCCACGCTCCCACCAGGGCCGAACCGATTCCCAGGCTCAGCACCAGCGGGATCTCCCAAACAGGAAGATAAAGGCGCTCGATCGAGGTCAGCACGTACAGGTTCGAGATGGTCTGGGCGACCGTACGCACGAGGCCCCGGGCCAGGAGCACGCCGAGAAAACATCCCAGAGCAGACCCGGCGGTTCCATACAGGGCCGCTTCTCCCAGAAAAAGCCAGCGGACAAGGGACCGGGAACCTCCCACGGACCGCAGGATTCCGATCTCGGCACGCCGGCGCACGGCGGATGCGGTGATGGTGTTGTAGATCAGGAAAACGCCGACCAGCAGCGAGACCAGGCTTAAGGCCGTCAGGTTAAGTTGAAACCCGGCCAGCAGGTAAGCCACCTGAGCGCTGCGCTCTTCCGGCGAACGTATCACCACATCTTTCGGCAAAAGGCGGCGGAGCGTCGCGACGACGCTTTCAGGGTGTTGAGGCGTCTGGAGGCGGAAAAGCACAGCGGTAAGGTGGCCAGGCCGGGCGAGCAACTCCTGAGCCCAGCCGATGTCCATGACGGCAAAACGGGGGTCGGCGTCCCCGGTCTCGAGATAAAATGAAACCCGCAAAGTAACCTCGCGCTCGCCGGCCTGGACGCGCAGCGGATCGCCTAACCGAAGATGGTGCCGGTCAGCAAACTGCCGGCTGATCGCCACCGCCGCGGGATCACCGAACCAGGCGTCAGCGTCAAAGCCCTTATCCGGGGCGCGTTGCAGCTTGAAAGCCTGAAACGGACCATTAGTCAGCGGATCCACGCCCAGCAGGTGCAGGTATTCGCGATCATAATCCGGTAAGGCCAGCATACCTTCCACGAGCGGGGTTGCCGCCGTGCAACCGGGAACATTCCTTAACCGGGGCCAGAGCTGAACGGGGATCGCGCCGCGAGCCTCCAGATGGGCGCGTCCTGCCACCACGTCAATGCCGGCCTCGAACGCCCGGGTCGCGCTATGATTGACAATCTGCACCGCCAGAAAGACCGCGGCGCCCAACGCCACGCTGAGGATGTTCACGGCCGCGAGCAATTTATGCTGCAGCGCATACCGGATGACGTGCTGGTAAAATAATCTCACTGGAAGGCGTGTGGGAAGGAGGTGTGTGAGGATGCCGGTGGTTCCACGGGATCGTTCCTGCCCTCACACACCTCCTTCCCACACGCCTTCTCAATCGTAATACTTCCGAGAGCTGTCTCCGGTTGCAGCCGACAGCAGCGCACCTTGCAGGTGTGAACCGATCAGATCCTCGCTTAACTTCCGGCCCTCAAGGTCGGTCGCGTAAAACGTGTCAAAGGCCGCCCCCTTCTCCGTCGCGATCCGGGAATGGACGATGTTAACTCCCGGTTCGGACAGGCATTTGAGCACATCGTAAAGCAAACCGAGCCGGTCCGGCGTTTGCAGGTCGATGACGGTGTAGCTCGGATGGATCTGGTTTGAGATGATGAGCTTGGTCGGAAATTCCAATTCCGGCGGAGCATGAAACCCGAACCGGCGGCGGACCCGTTCCAGCAACGGGGTGAAATCAAAATCCTGGACCTGCAGCGCCGCCCTCAGCACCGATTCCACCTGCTGCTGTTCGCGCGGCTCGGTCACGGATTGGAAGTTGGTATCGCACACCCGGAAAATGCCGAGCATCAGACTATCGACCCGGGTGTAGGCGTCAGCGCTCAAAATGTTAATCCACGCAGTGGCAAACGAGCCCGCGATCTTGGCCATCAAGGCGGCCCGGTCCCAGGTACAAATCCAGACCTCGCTATGGCCCTGGTCAGGTTTGCTGTGCCAGCGGATCACCGCGCTCAGCGCCTGGTCCGGCTCCCGGAACCTCGTTTCCAGAAAGGACCGGAAGAGCCGCAGGTGCCCGATGATCTCGTTCACGTTATGGCTCTGGAAATAGCGGTCGGGCATCGAGTTGAAATGCACCTCGATCTCCTCTCCGAAATCGCGCGCCATGCGCTTGGCAATCGACTGCCGCAAATCCTCGCGCTCGATGCGGCGCTGCCTGAAAAATTGTTCCGCATCCTGCAGATAGCTCTGCGCGCCGCGGTAAAGCTGCCAGACCAGTGACTCTTTCCAATCGGACCAATTGTGCCCGCTGGTCCCCTGCCCGTCGGCCAGCGTCAGCAACATGAGCGCGTCGAGGTTTTCCTGGGTCCGGACAATCTCCGCAAACTCCGCCACCGTCGTCGGATCCTCCACGTTACGGCGCTGCGCGATTTCCGACAGGCTCAGGTGATGGTCGACCAGCATGATCAACCGCCGGCGGCGCTCGGGAGACAACTGGAGGCGGGCCGCGACCTTCTGGGCGTTGAGGGCGCTCGCCTCCGCATGGTGCCTGGCCCCGGAGGCCTTGCCGGTGTCGTGCAGCAGCAGGGCCAGGTAGAGCACGTACGCGTCTTCGAATTTGAGAAAGAGTTCCTGGTATTCCTGCAGCTTCGGATTCTTCGTGCCGACGGTCTCATCCAGCTTTTCGATGCAAACCAGGGTGTGTTCGTCGGCCGTGTACTGGTGAAAGAACTCGTGTTGC contains:
- a CDS encoding carotenoid 1,2-hydratase; amino-acid sequence: MWPWFFGSARWMFIAIGVFLLAGELKGQSVNADGWQIAEPGYVFHFPADHGPHPGFRTEWWYFTGNLAAGDGREFGFELTFFRHGYRPPDPVHPPQSPFATGEVKFAHFTVTDVADHHFHAYEKISRGALGDAGYGRDGTLVWIEDWQVDYDGNFRLRAAAGQCAIDLKLEPQMAPVLQGVDGFSRKAGGPGRASYYYSIPILKTQGTVRLGANAWTVAGSSWFDREWATNQLEPQQAGWNWFAIQLNDGSSLMLYQMRLKDGGIDPYSSGKYVSREGQVTPLARDDFQLIPNRFWQRDRSAPRYPIGWQASIPKLGLELAIVTPVDDQELRLSSRYWEGCIRLSGAKAGQPVQGNGYMELTGYGGAVSGLTSP
- a CDS encoding NCS2 family permease, giving the protein MLQRYFTLSEHGTTVSREVVAGLTTFAAMAYILAVNPLILSTTGMDKGALITATGIASAVMTIIMALATNYPIALAPGMGLNAFFAFTICGAKHVPWQAALGLVFYGGLIFLLLSLSGLRRRIVAAIPFELKLAISAGIGFFIAFIGLKNGGVIVANPATFVSLGDLSRPGPVLVILGIILTAVLVIRRVPGAIVLVVLLLTVLGLFIPSGTADSMITARPNGIVSLPASLSPTLLKLDLGYFWRNLDLAFPLVLALLFVDLFDNMGTLIGVAKRAGLLDAHGHLPKVGQAFMADACAAMFGSVLGTSTVTSYIESAAGVEAGGRTGLSVIVTALCFVAALLLAPVILIIPPVATAPALVIVGAFMMQGLAELDLRNFETTVPAFITVLVMPLAFSISEGLAMGILTYVIIKLGTGQARQIGVVTYVLAGLFLLHFLFGR
- a CDS encoding ABC transporter permease, translated to MRLFYQHVIRYALQHKLLAAVNILSVALGAAVFLAVQIVNHSATRAFEAGIDVVAGRAHLEARGAIPVQLWPRLRNVPGCTAATPLVEGMLALPDYDREYLHLLGVDPLTNGPFQAFKLQRAPDKGFDADAWFGDPAAVAISRQFADRHHLRLGDPLRVQAGEREVTLRVSFYLETGDADPRFAVMDIGWAQELLARPGHLTAVLFRLQTPQHPESVVATLRRLLPKDVVIRSPEERSAQVAYLLAGFQLNLTALSLVSLLVGVFLIYNTITASAVRRRAEIGILRSVGGSRSLVRWLFLGEAALYGTAGSALGCFLGVLLARGLVRTVAQTISNLYVLTSIERLYLPVWEIPLVLSLGIGSALVGAWVPARAAAGLPPLKALNLQVVADDQPRPRLAWLAVSALLFSLGILSSWLAFAYNHLAGFGAAFFTLAGFCALSPLVTYTSGRRLSRWLRSSHVWRLAAQNLVRSVHHHAVTVAALASAVAMLASVSVMIFSFRVTVNRWVQRRLVADLFVTPAQNEITRFQTNVAPDFLERLRRLPEVASIDTYRDETVTAAGKRVSLGVVIGSARSVPEFVGGHDREKFADFLGRDTVIISEPLARRLHLRDGDPLGIVSPDGERPFRVAGIYYDYTKDAGVILMQRDNFLRYWHREGVHSVALYLQPGATAPAVIDRVRQGDPSARFYSLRSNASLRQLVNKIFEQTFAVTYALRLVAVLVAVIGIVLNLTVLVKERGRELAVIRSLGARRRQVLGMVLAEAALLGLVAVMLGLGTGCALAVVLTEVINKAFFGWTIPLQLPWDQLALIPISLVPVSALGGLWPAWRAANAPIISAIRG